A genomic segment from Dechloromonas denitrificans encodes:
- the iscX gene encoding Fe-S cluster assembly protein IscX: protein MKWTDINDIAIELSEAHPDKDPLKLNFVDLRNWVMALPGFDDEPNRSGEKILEAIQQAWIDEVS from the coding sequence ATGAAATGGACCGACATCAACGATATCGCCATCGAACTGAGCGAAGCGCATCCGGATAAGGATCCGCTCAAGCTCAACTTTGTCGACCTGCGCAACTGGGTGATGGCCTTGCCCGGCTTTGACGATGAACCCAATCGTTCGGGCGAGAAAATCCTTGAAGCCATCCAGCAAGCCTGGATCGACGAGGTTTCGTAA
- a CDS encoding FAD-dependent oxidoreductase yields the protein MTFNRRQFLAAGSVLGATTAMAQPTSPLPFLITMQSDPLLPKANGKRVVVCGGGWGGISAAKHLKKLDPTLDVVVLERNPVFFSCPMSNKWLVDVVDTNFLTFSYLKVAQKYDYKFIQTEVTAFERDKKRVITAQGWIDYDYLIVGAGIRYNYEAWFGNDRKAAEYTRAHFPAAYIPNAEHFQLKQSIQNFKGGDLVMTLPPPPHRCPPSPYERACLIAGLIKERGIKGKVIILDPKDSPRPITGGFQEAFDNLYKDQIVYVPKAVIKEVDPFNKKIKTSAGDFNFDHSILMAPHQAGDMAWKAGLIGKNAEGKPTGWAGVDPFFLNMKDDPDVYVIGDAVGVVSPQFNFYPKAGHVANAHAKIVAKYISERVKGREPKYALPDNLCFMMVNTAPREDVAVRFKYYVNDKGIIIQDQDDDNLRRDELVTEDFAWAGRMYEDMFG from the coding sequence ATGACCTTCAACCGCCGCCAGTTTCTGGCCGCCGGTTCGGTGCTGGGCGCGACAACTGCCATGGCCCAGCCGACCAGTCCGTTGCCCTTCCTGATCACCATGCAGTCCGACCCGCTGTTGCCGAAAGCCAATGGCAAGCGAGTCGTTGTTTGCGGTGGTGGCTGGGGCGGGATCAGCGCCGCCAAACATCTGAAGAAACTCGATCCGACGCTCGACGTTGTTGTTCTTGAGCGCAATCCGGTTTTCTTTTCCTGCCCGATGAGCAACAAGTGGCTGGTCGATGTGGTTGATACCAACTTCCTGACGTTCAGCTACCTCAAGGTCGCGCAGAAATACGACTACAAATTCATCCAGACCGAAGTGACCGCCTTCGAGCGAGACAAGAAGCGGGTCATCACCGCCCAGGGCTGGATCGATTATGACTACCTGATCGTCGGTGCCGGCATCCGCTACAACTACGAAGCCTGGTTCGGCAATGACCGCAAGGCTGCGGAATACACCCGGGCGCATTTTCCGGCGGCCTACATTCCGAATGCCGAACATTTCCAGCTCAAGCAGAGCATCCAGAATTTCAAGGGTGGCGACTTGGTGATGACGCTGCCGCCCCCGCCGCATCGTTGTCCGCCGTCACCGTACGAGCGCGCCTGTCTGATCGCCGGCCTGATCAAGGAACGCGGCATCAAGGGCAAGGTCATCATCCTCGACCCGAAAGACAGCCCGCGCCCGATTACCGGTGGTTTCCAGGAGGCTTTCGATAATCTGTACAAGGATCAGATCGTCTATGTGCCCAAGGCCGTGATCAAGGAAGTCGACCCGTTCAACAAGAAGATCAAGACCTCGGCCGGCGATTTTAACTTCGACCACAGCATCCTGATGGCGCCGCACCAGGCGGGCGACATGGCCTGGAAGGCCGGGCTGATCGGCAAGAATGCCGAAGGCAAGCCGACTGGCTGGGCCGGTGTCGATCCCTTCTTCCTGAACATGAAGGATGACCCGGATGTGTACGTGATCGGCGATGCGGTTGGTGTCGTCTCGCCACAGTTTAATTTTTATCCGAAGGCCGGCCACGTCGCCAACGCCCATGCCAAGATCGTTGCCAAATACATCAGCGAACGCGTCAAGGGCCGTGAGCCGAAGTACGCCTTGCCTGATAATCTGTGTTTCATGATGGTCAATACGGCACCGCGCGAAGATGTGGCTGTGCGCTTCAAGTACTACGTCAACGACAAGGGCATTATCATCCAGGATCAGGACGACGATAATCTGCGGCGCGATGAACTGGTGACCGAAGACTTTGCCTGGGCTGGCCGGATGTACGAGGACATGTTCGGCTGA
- a CDS encoding ribonuclease HI family protein, translating into MDAMTWQAWFDGATKHANPGIRGIGAILKGPAGELVEIAQEIGHGTNNEAEYCALMAVLDAAADAGVKSLVVYGDSQLVIKQVSGEWLINSESLVPLCKTVLKLKAQIPEVHLRWIPREQNIEADALSKRAIGVVAAVPLDRTVWMKITEIGKPFGLSGVALGKRMDAAKLREGGKPTQLALDKGCALRVENNFGHEDFWHRKLLPAALREAMLLD; encoded by the coding sequence ATGGACGCGATGACCTGGCAGGCCTGGTTTGACGGGGCGACGAAACACGCCAATCCGGGAATACGGGGTATTGGTGCCATTCTGAAGGGGCCTGCCGGCGAGCTTGTCGAAATTGCCCAGGAAATCGGTCACGGCACGAACAACGAGGCCGAATACTGCGCGCTGATGGCTGTGCTTGATGCTGCTGCAGATGCCGGCGTCAAAAGCCTTGTCGTCTATGGCGATAGTCAGCTGGTCATCAAGCAGGTCAGCGGCGAGTGGTTGATCAATTCCGAGAGCCTGGTGCCGCTCTGCAAAACCGTGCTCAAGCTGAAAGCACAGATTCCCGAGGTGCATTTGCGCTGGATTCCGAGGGAGCAGAATATCGAGGCTGATGCGCTCTCGAAGCGTGCGATCGGTGTGGTCGCGGCCGTGCCGCTTGATCGGACGGTGTGGATGAAGATTACCGAGATCGGTAAACCCTTCGGTTTGTCCGGCGTGGCCTTGGGCAAACGCATGGATGCAGCCAAATTGCGCGAAGGTGGCAAGCCGACGCAACTAGCGCTGGACAAAGGGTGTGCCCTGAGGGTGGAGAACAACTTTGGGCACGAGGATTTCTGGCACCGCAAACTGCTTCCTGCAGCGCTCAGGGAAGCCATGCTGCTCGATTGA
- the serB gene encoding phosphoserine phosphatase SerB, whose product MNLIIQGGALPTFLLERILAATGTSTVEPLPPQVVRIRGAQRTPEFDALIPLIEAEKLDWAFIEAGKKFSDFGLICFDMDSTLITIECIDELADFAGKKEEVSAVTEAAMRGEIDYRESLRRRLSLMAGLDARVLARVYGERLLLSDGARELLEAAQNAGLRTAILSGGFTYFTERLRIELGFDFATSNELEISGGKLTGRVVGDIVDAAAKAHHLARLTDELGLKKEQVIACGDGANDLMMMAQAGLSVAFHAKPATRAKADVAINFGGLNSLLNLFD is encoded by the coding sequence ATGAATCTGATTATCCAGGGCGGCGCCCTTCCGACTTTCCTGCTTGAACGCATTTTGGCGGCCACCGGCACGTCGACCGTGGAACCGTTGCCGCCGCAGGTCGTCCGCATCAGGGGTGCGCAGCGGACGCCCGAGTTCGATGCGCTGATTCCCTTGATCGAAGCCGAGAAGCTCGACTGGGCCTTCATTGAAGCCGGCAAAAAATTTTCGGACTTCGGCCTGATCTGTTTCGATATGGATTCAACGCTGATCACGATCGAATGCATCGACGAACTGGCTGACTTCGCCGGCAAGAAGGAAGAGGTTTCAGCCGTTACCGAAGCAGCCATGCGCGGCGAAATCGATTACCGCGAAAGCCTGCGCCGCCGCTTGTCGCTGATGGCCGGTCTGGATGCCCGTGTTCTGGCGCGTGTTTATGGCGAACGCCTGCTGCTCTCCGACGGTGCGCGCGAGCTACTCGAAGCTGCGCAGAATGCCGGCCTGCGCACGGCCATCCTCTCGGGCGGTTTCACCTACTTTACCGAGCGTTTGCGCATTGAACTCGGCTTTGACTTCGCCACCTCGAACGAACTGGAAATTTCCGGCGGCAAGCTGACCGGCCGGGTTGTCGGCGACATCGTCGATGCTGCAGCCAAGGCGCATCATCTCGCTCGCCTGACCGATGAACTGGGCCTCAAAAAGGAACAGGTCATTGCCTGCGGCGATGGCGCCAACGATTTGATGATGATGGCCCAGGCCGGACTATCGGTCGCCTTCCACGCCAAGCCGGCAACACGTGCCAAAGCTGACGTCGCGATCAATTTTGGTGGCCTGAACTCCCTGCTCAACCTGTTCGACTAA